TGACTCTGCTTTTGACATTGATGTGTTGTTGATTTTAGGCTGGCAGTCTTATCTAAATTTATAGTTAGTCGTATTGTGTGATAAATCAGTTCAAAATTGTTCATCCGGTGAATCATATTGGGCTTTTGTTGATGTTCACCTCTTAAGGGGTCTTCCTGAAGGCAACAGGTGAGCATACTAGGGTTAACCATTTTCCTTGTCATGATGCACTTTCTTGCAAAAGTTTAGATGGGGGTAAGTTACTATAATGATAGGTCAGTATATCAATTATTAAGAAGGATCAGCAACTGAATGCTGGATATGCTTCAGTCTTGTTTGATATCTGGTTATAATCTACAAACTTATCTTTCAATAATGCCAAGAGAAGAGGGCAAAAGAAACGACAGAGACCAAAAGTACGGCTTCCAATTAGTATCAACAAGCCATATAAACTGACAATAACAATCGGTGAAGACATAATCATGGAGTGGTAGAACCGAGTGAAACCAAGAAGAACTGGAGAACTGACAAATAAAATCGTCCTTTGTATCGAAAGTGTAACGACCAGCATTACTACTCAAGGTGCAATCTGATTTCACAGATCAAAAGAGTTACCAGCTTTGGGCTGCAGATGCGCTTCTCAATCGTGTCAAGCTTTGTAGTAGGAAAGCCTTTGACTATTCGTGCTTTTTTGAGTTACCCCCTCTACATATCAATTGCAACAATCAAGATGCTCAAATTTTCATGTTTGCCAACTTCTTCATTCAgccaaaaatttccagaaaggTGCACATTTTCTGGCAAAAATCAACTGACTATAAGAAAAGTAAGGTGTTGCTATTACGAGGCGTATAATACAAAAGGACAATGAAATCAAAATTGCCTCAACTACCGAAACAAATTAGAGGTAGAAATTAAAACTCAAACAAGCGTAATTCGATCATCCCTTCCTTCCTTTTGGGAGAATACCATGCTACAACTTTCCCTGATTGCAAGAGCCGCAAAGCATAGTTCAGGCTGAAAATAGCATCTTCAAAGTGAGGACCCCGGCTGCCTCTTGCCAAATCTAGCACAAATCTAGAGTCCACTCGGAAAACAATAGGTCCTACAACCTACAAAATGAACATATTCACCAGCTCAATTTATGTCCTACATCTCAAgaatttcaaaatcaaaaaataactCACATTCTAGATGACCCTACAATTCAAAACCTGCACCATCTCGATGATGACGACTGACCTCAAGCACTTCTATGTTACTTAACCTTGATACACCCAAAAAGTACAAATTTGAAAACAACATGATATCAGAGTCATTGAACTTCCCTCTTTACTAGTATTACCTTCTCTTTCAGCAATTTTATTCTATAAGCAGAAAACGAGGAGGTTTAAAACAAGTTTACCTGCTGCTGCAATATAACATTGAATCTCGGCGAAGACGGAAAGTTTTCTGCATTACTGTTAGAAGCATTCCCAACATTTGAAATCTGCTTGGCTAATGCCGAAACTGAAGCAACATCCAATCGGGCATCTATCCTTGATAGGTCCCCAAACAACTTTCTAAATTTTCCATGCTGGAAAGTATAGCAAAATGACCCAAACATATCAAGGCTGAAAGGACTTCTACTCTTAGCATTATAAGGAATGTGATCAACCCCAGCTTCCCTTGATTCAACAGCAACCACACTCTTCCCATTACCAAACCATGATGCACAAGTAGCACCTATATGCACAAAAAAGTTTGAAGCAGAAAGGAAGGTTACAAGAACTGTTATTTAGTAGGAAGAGAAATATTGAAAGCAAATGTATGACTGCAAAATTTTGTACTAATGAACTGCTATCATGACTCAAGACCTGCTGTTATAACATACAGTATTCTCAAGACACTGTATTAGAGCTGATAGTTACTAAGAAGCTGAAGTCGGAGTAAATAAATCAAGAGATATTAGCAAAATATGTTGCATTTATTCAAGAAACTTTTAAGTTCTGAAAATGCAGAAGACAACAATCATAAGCATGTACTCTAATTGAGAATAGTCCCTGCTACATAAGCCGAACAAGGCCCAAAATTTAAACATCCACTGCCCTTGATCATTGGCTAATCCTGGCACTCTATTTGTTTTTAAACTCTACTCAGTAAGAAAGAACTAGATTTATAAAATCAGTAGACACAAAAAATGGAACACCAGTTGGAGAGTTTGGCATCACTTGAGTTTAAAAGACACTGCATATTCCCACCAAGCAAAGAGAGTGGATGAAGTAGAGATGAGATCTTCCTTTGGCAGTATAAGTAATAACCATGTGGCATTTTGAGCTTATTGCTCAATCTCTGTACATTAGTAGCCACAAAAACTTaatgaaattaaattcaaaaagATTACTCCAGTTAACAGCTTGAAGGGACAGGATTGGCTTACAGTAACTACCAGGAGTAGAGGGCTCCCGTATTCTTAAGTGTTGCAACTAAGGAGAAGGACAACAATAAAGATGATAGACTTTCATATCTAAGAAAGACAAGGACCAGCAGCCACGGGACGCAGAACAGCTTAAGCTTCAAATATTGACAAGAGTGAATCGTATCTAACCAACGCAATTACTTGAATGCACTTACTGTATGTTCCTTACAACACTAAAGTAGACCATCGTTCGGGAGACAGAACACAGATTTTTTTCATGATCCAAGTATAGAGCACCATGGACATCGGATCTTTGTTTATTCATCACTTCAACTTTATATTTTGAATATGGTTGATACATTCATCGAACTTCGTTATGCTAACCAAGTACATTGGGCAGAAAAACAGAAGGAAAACACATACCAAGAGTCAGGAGATGCTAATAAATTTTTGACACAGATGAATATTTATTTTTCGTTCATGAAGGTAGCAAATTGCCTTTAGAACCAGAAAAGAGTAATATAGTTAACAGGAAAGAAAGACAGTCTTAGTTGTTCAAAAACAGAACAAGAACAAGAACATTAAACAACATTACCAATTATTCCAGATATAGCTGAATGAGGTTCCTTAAGACGAACATCATATGAAGGCCGCCAAAACTTGCCATTAGGTGTCTCTACTATGAGatcctcttttttctctctttgcctCCATAGGTCTTTGCTCTTCTCATAAGAAACTGCACCTTTTGCACAAAACCCTGGCAACAAAGCAAGTGGTGCCTCGGCAGCATTCAAGGAATCAACAGAACTGGGAAGGCcaccatttttatgaatgccGAAGCGATATCTCAACCCAGATTCAGAAACAAGGGACAAACAGTCAAGAGATATAGATTCTGGAACATTCCAGTATCTTCCTCTATCGTCTATAAACAGCTCTGGCCATGCTGCTTCCAAGGTGATGTCATGAGTGGGAAGCTGAAACCCAACAAAGATCAACATGTAAACCTCAAACTTAGATGCATGTCTTAGAACAGCCCCAAACTCATTCAAGCATGTAAATAACACAAGCAGAGAACAGTAATAGATGCCCCCACTCACGACAAAATATTGACCAACAATACACATTAAACTACtggatcaaaagaaaagaaaagcattttGCAGCAGTCACAGGGagcaaaagtaaaagtaaagcaAAAGGGGCCAGATCTGGACCCGATCTAAACCCAACATAAGCACTGTCAAATGCAACTCAAAGCAGAACTTGATTGGTATTTGTCTTGTTGGCTCCATCAAGCCcttttttcccttcatgcttaaCATCATACTTGCAATTGTTCAGTTATTTTATGATGACAAGAACTCCAGAACTCAAAAAACTTTGAACATCAATTCAAAAACACCCAGACTCTCACCAGTCAGCTGACAAATCAGAAGATGAGTAATAGACAAGAATTCGTAAGACCCCATAAATGAAAACATGATCTCAAATATATGATTAGCATCACACAAACACATTCAAAGCAATCTAATAAGCAACAACTACAACAAAAAGACCAAAATTCCTTAAACAAATTTCccaaaaataaatggataatagaAATCCTAGAGCAAAAAGGTGATGCCAAGTAGCAATGATTCAAAAGAAAGCAGCATTTACCTTTTCTAAATGCATTTGAAAGACAAAATTTCATTGCagatgaataaaaaaaatatatgcacAACTGCCATACGATGGAATGTTAACAATGGAAAGTACACAGAAAATCTTATACTCTCCTGATTCTTTAGGCCTATCATGTAGATAACAAAGAACCTATAAGAATGAACATTCTgtataaagaaaaggaaaagatggTATGAAATTGATTAGGGGCAGAATTTTAATTATTTAGGAGCGATATATTTTGGGAATAAGTATGAGGTTAGTTGATTTGTCCATGACTTACCAGTTGTTAAGGCTTTGCCAACCAAAAGATGGCATAACAGCTGAAGGTGTGCGCGTGTAAGCCAGCTTGTTAATGTGTTATAGACTCACACTTCAAGTGAAGTCTGGATATATTAGAAATTTAGAGGGAAGGAGAGCAGGCCCCATAATTATAGCATTTGTGTTTTCTTCATGATGTCTTACACAACTTAAACGTACTAGTGCCAGATATCCCCAACCCACACATACATATGTATGCTAGCTAAACTTTTGAACCCTAGACCTGCTTTTAACAGCAGCCCATAAAATAAACATGTAAGCCTAACGAGACCAATGAGGTTGGTCTAACCAAACTGAAATCAGAAAGAAAGAACTGACTATTTGGAAGTGGTGAAGCAAAAGTAGCAGTCCAAATCACAGAAATAACATAGTATAAgcaactcaagtacaagaaaccTAGCAAGTTCTGGATTGTTGCCTTATAAAAGAGCATGGCTCTAGATCGACGTCCTTTCCTCTCTCCATGCTTCTCTGAACTCAACAAAATGGAAGCTGAGGATGTCAAAGCAAGCTGGGAGCACAGACCAATTGAATAAAGTGATTTGTTTAGGAAATGTCTAGCAACATCTCTGAACGCAGGTAATTCCCACTCATCTCCAGCAGATACTTCAGCTTTAATGGAAGAAATCAACTTTTTTGGACGGAATTGCCCAATTAATCCAAGCCACCTGTATGTACGTTTATGAAGGACATAAACCAGATGCAAACTTTGAGAATGCGTATTGAAGCACATTTTAAACACAACAGGCTGAAATAACGTCTATTTCATAATAATGTGCGACAATCTAAATGGCATATTTTATTCTTCACacagaaagaaaggaaataacAAAAGCATCAAGCTAGTGATATATTTTTTGCATATACTTGTCCTACTACATATTTCCCCATTTCTCTAGCATGTTTCCGTTTATTGCAAGTGAAACTTATCATAATTTTTTCAACTCTTACAATTTTGGCTGAAGTCAAACTAAAATAAAGAATTTGCAATATAGTAAGCagtttcttttttggttttggcTTCAAGAAGACAAATGCCATAATCAAAAAGGCAAAATTCCATGGTATCAAGAATGTGTTTGTAATCAACCGCTGAAACTTGTCAACTTATACATTCAACCAAATGGAGGTTAACAATAAGACGAGTTCAAGTGAATTCAGACTTGGATATTTTTGAGAAGATGACATTCTAGGAATAGTATCATCCACTTCATCGTGGGTGAAAATCACTATTGATGAAGAGGCAAATATAACAAGGTTTATGCTAAAATTCAAGGAATAGTATCATCCACTTCTATTTCTTAGTTGAATTATCTTTCCTGCCATTTGCAAGGGTTTCCTGAGGATAGCCTACAATAGATTTACTCTATTCCTCCCAGCTTTCGAATTCAAATGTTCGCAGCCCTTGGCTGGCATTCTAAACCAGATGCTATAGAAGAGCATTACCTAGGATAGGATTACTGGAGCTTTAACCAGAAATCCAGCAACTTAACACAACCAGTAATTACACTTTCAACAAACACCCAGTTGTCCCATTTCCAAAAACATACAGAAAAATGGTAAAAGAATTTTTTGTTGTTCATCCAAATTGTCAACagtttttatttcttcattAAGCTATAGTAACGACGAGGAAAATTCCAAGCGAGCTCTTAAATGTGTAGAGATAATTCTACTAGCGGGAGAGTTTCCTTACCAATTTGCGGTCGGGGCAGCTCTGAGCAAGAGGGAATGAAGAGCAAAAGAGCCCAGTTCTTTATGAGGAGTTGGAGACCAAGTGGGAATGATTCCTAGCGGAAACCCATTTCCCAGTAGAGACAGCTGCTGAATTCTGAGGGCTCTACTCGCTCTGGCGCCGTCTAATGGAATAGGGTCACCTGGGATTGAACGGGCCACCCCGTCAAGGGATTGTGGAGTGGCAATGTCGAGGTCCCAAAACCCCGCATCCATAGCTGTTCTCAGGTTCGCCATCTTGCTGCCGGCCGGCCGGCTCGGCTGGTGGGTGATGGTAGTCTCAGCTGAGGAGTGTTTTCTTGATgggtttattgttttccttcttATCTGATTAGGACTTCGTTTTGGAAGGGAGCGAGGGAAGCTATTTGAAGGTAGTTTTGGGGGTTTTGGTGTctattattttctatttttctcttccttgGGTGGAATAATGATTGTGTAGTCCCTACACTTTAAAACGGAGATCAATTTAGTCCTTAAACTTCTAATAGTAAATTAGAATagtcttttttattttagaggaattttgagaaattgaaATACGGAAGATACAAAATTCATAAGttggatgaaatttttttttaattcgtGAATGAGGATTGCGTTATTGGTCACTGATTAAAATAACTAAtaaatttattagtaaataactAAATTATCCTTTAAACATTGTGCAcgttactcaataaaaatatGCGTTTTGATGAACATATACTTATATCGAATGTGCACATCTAAATCGATAAATTCACATATGTATACTCAAATGGGCATGTATGAAATAGTATGTGTATATACaagttattttataattttacttgccccattaaatttttttttccataattTGTTAACTGTAACTTATACCTCATCTATGAAATTCCTAAAACTTATAGAAATCTTATGGATTTCAAATCTTCCTAATcctattttccaattttctcttttatttcatgtttggaCATGTATCAACCATGGATTAGATAATTTTAGAATTATCCTACAAAGTACTTTTTCAGCATTTGAATTTGGAACTAGTCAGAATATTTATTTGTATCCAAATAATTTTCCCTCACATTATAACATTATAAGATAAGTTGGAAGATTCTATATTCCCTCCTTAGTATTTGAACTATTGACCTAACATTATGatagcagttttttttttttttttttcgcctCTCCCCACTGTTACAAGAAGGATGATGAGAAAGAAAATGGCTAAGCCCGTTTGCTTGTCATTTGAGTTGGGGATGACCTCTTTGAGATGAATATCAACAAAAGTACTAGCGTATGTTTTGCCCACTAAACAATTGATTATCACACGATGCTCCTAATTATGAATTTAGACAAGAATACAAATTAATTTAAAAGTGAGTTAAATTGAAACCAGGAATTTGATTTTAGACTACAAATTTTCCTATAAGTTACACCCTATATATATGAATTTCAATTATTCATATTCTTATCTTCCAAATTTTCCCAAGATCTTTTGGGGGTTTGGTTTctatgttattttttttttaaaaaaaacaatgaTTTTGTGTCTCCATTATTTAAAACGGATATCAATTTAGAGTCTGATTGTTTCAATGTAAAATTTTTTCCCGAGAAGAACATTTTCAATGAAAATAATTTTCgtgaaaaaattttcatttccctttattttcaggtgtttggtgcAGTTTTATGAAAATGTACCACAAAACTAAAACCTACAAGAAGGATTCCCCATAGAGTCCCTCCAATTACCACCATCCCATGTACATTGGATTTACCATCTCAACCTAGAGATTCATCCAATCTCCAAATCTATCAAACTCTAGAATTGGGAATTCATAGTTTCTCAAATCAATTACACAGCATACCAATGAAGATTCAAATTCATAATATGTCAACGAAAATTGCTTCAGTAATTAAACTATAATTGATCAAACATCATATGGAAAAGTAGCACTTGAATTCTAGTACAAACTTTTCTGCACAATAGTCTTCCAAATTTCTCCTTCACTTTTCCAAATTTCTCTCACCCAAAAACTTATCAGGACCCACTCTTGGTATAGATTTTCTACATCTCCATGGATGCATTGTTTATGCTGGCATGGGAGGAAAGGAGTAGAATTGGCGAAGATGAGGAGGAGTGAAAGGTGGCTGACAATGGTGTTTTTCATTGCAGGTGTAAGGATGCATTTTTAACGATGGACTCAATTTGGTATTTCTTATTTGTTATGAGTATTTTGATAAGTAAGCGCTGAAATGATTGATACGTTAAGTTTGATGGAAATTAACTTCCGTATGCCTGCTCCATAAGTCATTTTATATCTTGTAGCGTAAAAGATTTTGCACTGGAAAATATATTCCCGACATCTTTTGCTGCCGAacaccagaaaatccaaaaactattttttggaaaatattttcagttcaAACAAACAGTCTCTTAGTCCTTGAACTGTAGATTAGTTAATTTTAGAATTATGCTCTTAAACTATAGAAATGCTGTTAATTGGTTATAGCACAAAATGTTGAACTAATAGAAGCTCTTAAACGTTCTGTAAACTACTTTTGAGAGAGTAATTATGAAGTATTAATAGTAGGTCTTGGCTATTAGCATGTACACTAGTGTACACCTTTGAATTATATTCCAAGTCTGATTATACTTGTACTGTAGGTGCAGAAGATTGGAATCTCTGACTTGCAATCATACCTACATCTTATACCTTACCTGGTACCGATGCGAACCTTGTTGATGATGAAATTCGCAAACAACCAAACTCCGAATTGACGGTGATTGACACAAGTTTAAATGGCAGAAAATTCTATTTGGATCCCTCTAAACCCCGTTATTGTGAatcttttttttatcaataatCAAAAGAACTAACGAACTCTAGAAATTGATGATAGGCGCCACAATCAACAATGATGAATTTGATTGATAAACAGAATAAATACGAAGACAATTTTAAGCGTTCAAGAAAAGCTCGTAGAGCCAAGAGAGAAAACTCTTAAGaaatattttttgtaaaatGTCGTAACTATTattgaaagagaaaaatgatgctTTTATGTTTCTTGACACAAACTCCCAACGGACTAGGCCAAACAAAAACACAACTAATTGGAACTTGAAACCTAGCCCATAACCCTACTAAGTAACTCGGATCCAAGGTGCTAATCTAGTCTGTTTATTAACTAACAACTCAATCCACTCATAACTAATACTAACGACTAAATTAATGACTAAGCTAAGCTAACGACACTATAAGCTCCACACATTCGGCCGTAACTAAAGACAAAACTAATGAAACTTGAGTAGGAAATTTGGGTCTATAATCTCTTTCTTCCAAGCAATTTGGACATCCCCTTGAGCAAGGAAATAGTGAAGACATAGCTCCACACTTGGAACTCCATGCTCACATCCGGTGGTCAACTTGACTTAAGTGAGTTGATTGTTAGCAAACTCGATTTAGATGAGTTGGTTGTTAGCACATAGTCTCGAGtagaatttttattatttgaccGTGAtaattagggctgcaaacgaatcgagccgctcgcgagctcgagtcaagctcgatcaatatcgagctcgagtcgagttcgagctggctcgagtcgaaatcgaactcgaactcgaattcaaaatattaagctAGTTAACTCGCGAGTCGGCTCGCGCGAGCTAgagtatatttatatatatgtatattttttatatttttattttaagtatatatatatattttatttttttaattttaatagtaaaattatatatatatccttaatattttattatttataaagaaaaaaatattattttatttatttttttaaaaataaaataattattttttatttttttcgagctcgagcttgaaattgtcagctcgtcgagctcgagcttgaaattgtcagctcgtcgagctcgagctcgagttcgaattcaatgaaattatatcgagactcggctcgattaggccaaaactcgactcggatcggctcgtttgcagccctaccgTCATTAACATCTAATGCCAAAATAAAAtctgaaagaaaaaaagtttgGGTAAGGAACCGTGCAAGGCAGGTTGATGAAACGCTTTTTAAGCTAATCCTATCTATATGACTTCAACCCGTTCCGTTTGAAAGTCtgaaacaataatacaagtttgAAGTTTGGTTCAGCTTGTATTGTTTCCTGTGCATTTCACAAGAATTAAGAATTGTTGCTAAACAAAGTCGAAATATTGCCATGCAGTCTTATTGTCGCGTATGTTTATTCGATAAAGTATCCTTTTAGAGTTACAATATCATTATTCAAGTCCAACCTCTTTATTTGCGTAGAAAAGAGGGTTTGAGTAAGTACCACTATCGATTATTCTGTTACTTTACCATAAGTTTGacacaaaaaggggaaaaagaaaaaggctgaAGCCTCCTGTATAAAATTAGCATTTCTCCACACCTTAAAACAGCACCATGCTTTAGTATGTCTTTTAAGAAAGTGGACTAATGAGGTTAAAATTTCTGTCTTATAAAAGGACTTTTTAGTTCTTTTCAGAAACTAATGTCATAATACTATTCCCATACTGGATGATGTTCTTTATCAAGTTGTAACGGTTGAAAAGTGGCGTAGCTTAGTACTAAATTTGGAGAGACAAACCAAATGCTGCAAGTAACCTAAAAACATTAGAGCCCTTCATGCATATCCCTTTtaaattcatttcctttttttttgttttaggaAACAGACGATTAGAACTATCacggagaaagaaaaaagaaaagaaaagagaagaaaaaccaTGTTTTGTCTAAGTAAGAAGTTGTCACTTAATATGAAACTCTTCGATAATCTAATCTCTATTATTGCTCTTACGAACAGAAGATGCCACGATGATGGCACTTAGATGCGTATAAGCAATTAAGGATGGGGATTGGGGACGACCCATATTGTCAATTTTGTGATACACTCAAATAGGAATTTTGGAGATGTATCTGAATTTGGTAATTGTTTTATTTTGGAGATGTACCTGAATAAGCTAAGAGTTTGGCAATTGTTTCCAAATTCGCTTTCTTGAATAGTTTTCTTGAAAGATCCTCCTATTCTTTTGATTTGAATTGCTTTGAAAGATCCTATTCTTATCATTTGCGAGTACTAATTTACAA
This portion of the Coffea arabica cultivar ET-39 chromosome 2e, Coffea Arabica ET-39 HiFi, whole genome shotgun sequence genome encodes:
- the LOC113732050 gene encoding protein TRIGALACTOSYLDIACYLGLYCEROL 4, chloroplastic, which codes for MANLRTAMDAGFWDLDIATPQSLDGVARSIPGDPIPLDGARASRALRIQQLSLLGNGFPLGIIPTWSPTPHKELGSFALHSLLLRAAPTANWWLGLIGQFRPKKLISSIKAEVSAGDEWELPAFRDVARHFLNKSLYSIGLCSQLALTSSASILLSSEKHGERKGRRSRAMLFYKLPTHDITLEAAWPELFIDDRGRYWNVPESISLDCLSLVSESGLRYRFGIHKNGGLPSSVDSLNAAEAPLALLPGFCAKGAVSYEKSKDLWRQREKKEDLIVETPNGKFWRPSYDVRLKEPHSAISGIIGATCASWFGNGKSVVAVESREAGVDHIPYNAKSRSPFSLDMFGSFCYTFQHGKFRKLFGDLSRIDARLDVASVSALAKQISNVGNASNSNAENFPSSPRFNVILQQQVVGPIVFRVDSRFVLDLARGSRGPHFEDAIFSLNYALRLLQSGKVVAWYSPKRKEGMIELRLFEF